The Persephonella hydrogeniphila genome has a window encoding:
- a CDS encoding TolC family protein: MIYRIVLFCTVVIFSVSYSETFEEILDRALKESPQLKSYRFETQTVEGEIKSAQAFPNPELFVQFGRLYTQTEENGLNITEFSINQPLKLWGTRKKAIEKALLKKSAFESLFDLKKREFTGELYSAFYSTLYLKEVLHIKEKEFKITKGIYEFVKKSYELGEDTKLNLFRAEKDLKIAQIELEQAKTEYTISLQKLSALAGFEIKDTKGSLTEIKQIKEIPLEELPEIRYIQKTIQSLDKEIQLQKALAKPQIGIEFSASEDEVDLGKYEFGIGITASVPVFYRNQGEIISILYEKKRYLSLIKQKEMVYSVKIKSLKEKYSLLTKQIEELDRKVIPSVSQALDLGKKSFKLREITLFELSDIRKQYIQALTYKASLLNELHQIYGEYIKIGGLR, encoded by the coding sequence ATGATTTACAGAATTGTACTATTTTGCACTGTAGTTATTTTCTCTGTATCCTACAGTGAAACATTTGAGGAGATCTTAGACAGAGCCTTAAAAGAAAGTCCACAGCTAAAATCATACAGGTTTGAGACACAAACAGTCGAAGGAGAGATAAAATCTGCACAGGCATTTCCGAATCCAGAACTTTTTGTTCAGTTTGGAAGACTTTACACCCAGACAGAAGAAAATGGTCTGAATATAACAGAGTTCTCAATCAACCAGCCATTGAAACTGTGGGGAACGCGAAAAAAAGCTATAGAAAAAGCTCTCCTTAAAAAGTCTGCTTTTGAGTCGCTTTTTGATCTTAAGAAAAGGGAGTTTACAGGAGAGCTTTACTCTGCCTTTTATTCTACCCTTTACCTAAAAGAAGTTCTACATATAAAAGAAAAAGAGTTCAAAATCACAAAAGGTATATACGAGTTTGTAAAAAAATCCTATGAGTTAGGGGAAGACACAAAACTTAACCTTTTTAGAGCTGAAAAAGATCTAAAAATAGCACAGATAGAGCTTGAACAAGCCAAAACAGAATACACAATCAGTTTGCAGAAACTTTCAGCCCTTGCCGGATTTGAGATAAAAGACACAAAAGGAAGTCTGACTGAAATAAAACAGATAAAAGAGATCCCATTAGAAGAGCTTCCTGAGATAAGATACATACAGAAAACAATACAGTCTTTAGATAAAGAGATACAGCTACAGAAAGCCCTTGCAAAACCACAGATTGGTATAGAATTTTCTGCATCTGAAGACGAAGTGGATTTAGGTAAATATGAGTTTGGAATAGGCATAACAGCATCGGTTCCTGTTTTTTACAGGAATCAAGGGGAGATTATATCTATACTTTATGAAAAAAAGAGATACCTCAGCCTTATAAAACAAAAAGAGATGGTCTACTCAGTAAAAATAAAAAGCCTTAAAGAAAAATACTCCTTACTTACAAAACAGATAGAAGAGCTTGATAGAAAAGTAATCCCTTCTGTATCACAGGCTTTAGATCTCGGTAAAAAGAGTTTCAAACTAAGGGAAATAACACTTTTTGAGCTTTCTGACATAAGAAAACAGTACATACAGGCATTAACATACAAAGCATCTTTACTAAACGAATTACACCAGATTTACGGAGAATATATCAAGATAGGAGGACTGAGATGA
- a CDS encoding efflux RND transporter permease subunit, with amino-acid sequence MIKWILQYRLLVIFALIGIVSYGYYAFKTIPVDTFPDPTPIQVNIYTEAPGYSAEEVEALITKRIETVMSGIKDVEKVRSISIPGLSYVALFFKDGTDIYFDRRLVMEKLPEAQSKLPEGIVPIMGPNSSGLGNVMIYALTTDNPNYSLTDLKAIQEWLIRPILKSIDGVEEIVQWGPEKAFLIKPYPEKLLKYSITLEDIFEAAEKNGGLAGGGYTKTPEGDLVIRAVASITDIDQIKEIPVKVQHGTVVKIKDVASVEEGEVPQRRGAFTLNGKEVQGNIVVKRVQVNTKELIKKLKKEIDRINREVLPEDIKIKILYDQSYLTDKALSTIEKALLEGIILVSLAMMIYLWNVRAAILVILSIPFTLLIAFGVMKNLGLTADLMSLGGLAIGLGLFADATVVVIENIFRHLSHNRERIKEKGFKLEVIKLSVQEITRPVFFAILIIMVVFLPIFSFESVEGKYFKPLALTIIVALGASLFVAYVFMPVLAYFGLKPGSEKSFVMDFIERIYLKLLKGAMKIGVALFIATVFLFGGSLYLLTKIGTEFTPELDEGAVLLEVFLDTNISREEAKRIANVIEERAKSFDVVTNTYSTVGRAEKGEVTDVSYIETWILLKPYKEWKSFKTRKEFEQALREKLKDLPVAGLVFTQPIAMRIEELLSGVRATIAVKVFGDDLKKINEIAMKVEEIAKKTEGSEDVETEIQSGRLQLQIIPKYDQLYRYGYSVERLLHLVGKFMAGVEVNEFREGLISFPVMVKIPDEVMDNIEKIKQLPLLRKDDGTLLRLQDVAEVKIVPGFSKIRHENGLRYALVQMNLEGRDLGSFIKELRKNIKEDIKLPEGYFIEFAGQFENQQRAMERLSIVVPIAILLIFILLYINYNSIRDSLLIMLNVPFATIGGILALYVSGFNLSVPAAIGFIAVFGIATLNGVVLVSYIRQMLDEGFDIEESINRATRLRLRPILITATAASLGLVPILFTYDIGSEIQKPIAVVVIGGIFTSTFLTLILLPIVYKFVWKITHRQT; translated from the coding sequence ATGATTAAATGGATACTTCAGTATAGATTACTTGTCATATTTGCTCTTATCGGTATAGTCTCATACGGGTATTATGCCTTTAAAACAATTCCTGTTGATACATTTCCTGACCCGACACCTATTCAGGTAAACATATACACAGAGGCTCCTGGATACTCAGCTGAAGAAGTAGAAGCTCTGATAACAAAAAGAATAGAAACCGTTATGTCTGGCATAAAGGATGTTGAAAAAGTAAGAAGTATATCTATTCCGGGTCTTTCCTATGTAGCTCTCTTTTTCAAAGATGGTACAGATATATACTTTGATAGAAGGCTTGTAATGGAAAAACTTCCAGAAGCCCAGAGCAAACTACCAGAAGGAATTGTTCCTATTATGGGTCCAAACTCCTCAGGACTTGGAAATGTAATGATTTATGCACTGACAACTGACAACCCAAATTACTCACTAACAGACCTGAAAGCTATTCAGGAATGGCTTATAAGACCTATACTAAAATCTATAGATGGTGTAGAAGAGATAGTACAGTGGGGTCCTGAAAAAGCATTTTTAATAAAGCCTTATCCAGAAAAACTGCTTAAATACAGCATAACACTGGAAGATATATTTGAAGCTGCAGAAAAAAACGGCGGTCTTGCTGGTGGAGGTTACACAAAAACCCCTGAAGGAGATCTTGTAATAAGAGCTGTTGCAAGTATAACAGATATAGATCAGATAAAAGAAATTCCTGTAAAAGTCCAGCACGGAACAGTCGTAAAAATAAAAGATGTTGCTTCTGTTGAGGAAGGGGAAGTTCCTCAAAGAAGGGGTGCTTTTACTCTCAATGGTAAAGAAGTTCAGGGAAATATAGTTGTAAAAAGAGTTCAGGTAAACACAAAAGAGCTTATTAAGAAACTAAAAAAGGAAATAGATAGAATAAACAGAGAAGTTCTACCTGAAGACATAAAGATAAAAATACTGTACGACCAGTCATACCTGACAGACAAAGCCTTATCTACAATAGAAAAAGCTCTTCTTGAGGGTATAATTCTCGTTTCTCTTGCAATGATGATATACCTGTGGAATGTAAGAGCTGCGATTCTTGTTATCCTATCTATTCCATTTACGCTACTTATCGCTTTTGGAGTTATGAAAAACTTAGGTCTTACAGCAGACCTTATGTCCTTAGGTGGACTTGCTATAGGTCTTGGTCTCTTTGCAGATGCCACTGTTGTCGTTATAGAAAATATATTCAGACATCTGAGTCATAACAGAGAAAGAATAAAAGAAAAAGGATTTAAACTTGAAGTAATAAAACTTTCTGTTCAGGAGATAACAAGACCTGTATTTTTTGCAATCCTTATTATAATGGTGGTGTTTCTCCCTATATTCAGTTTTGAGTCTGTAGAAGGAAAATACTTTAAGCCTCTTGCCCTGACAATCATTGTTGCCCTTGGAGCATCTCTTTTTGTTGCCTACGTTTTTATGCCTGTTCTTGCCTACTTTGGATTAAAACCAGGCAGTGAAAAAAGTTTTGTTATGGATTTTATAGAGAGGATATATCTAAAGCTTTTAAAAGGAGCGATGAAAATAGGTGTTGCTCTTTTTATTGCAACAGTTTTCCTTTTTGGAGGTTCACTGTATCTACTTACAAAAATCGGTACAGAGTTTACCCCAGAACTTGATGAAGGTGCAGTCCTATTAGAAGTATTTTTAGACACAAACATTTCAAGAGAAGAAGCCAAAAGGATAGCAAATGTAATAGAAGAAAGGGCAAAATCTTTTGATGTTGTAACAAATACTTACTCAACAGTCGGTAGGGCAGAAAAAGGAGAAGTAACAGATGTTTCATATATAGAAACATGGATACTTTTAAAACCATACAAAGAGTGGAAAAGCTTTAAAACAAGAAAAGAGTTTGAACAGGCTCTGAGGGAAAAACTAAAAGATTTACCTGTGGCAGGTCTTGTTTTTACACAGCCTATAGCCATGAGAATAGAAGAGCTTCTTTCTGGTGTAAGGGCTACCATCGCTGTTAAAGTATTTGGTGATGATCTGAAAAAAATAAACGAAATTGCGATGAAAGTTGAAGAAATAGCAAAAAAAACAGAAGGCTCTGAAGATGTAGAAACAGAAATCCAGTCAGGTAGACTACAGCTACAGATAATACCTAAATATGATCAGCTTTACAGATACGGATACAGTGTAGAAAGGCTTCTACATCTTGTAGGTAAGTTTATGGCTGGAGTGGAGGTAAATGAGTTCAGGGAAGGTCTTATCAGCTTTCCAGTTATGGTAAAAATACCAGATGAAGTAATGGACAATATAGAGAAGATAAAACAGCTTCCACTTCTAAGGAAGGATGACGGAACACTTTTAAGACTTCAGGATGTAGCAGAGGTAAAAATAGTTCCGGGATTTTCAAAGATAAGACATGAAAACGGTCTGAGATATGCTCTCGTACAGATGAACCTTGAAGGTAGAGATCTTGGAAGCTTCATAAAAGAGCTACGGAAAAACATAAAAGAAGATATAAAACTACCTGAAGGATATTTTATAGAGTTTGCAGGGCAGTTTGAAAACCAACAGAGAGCTATGGAAAGACTATCAATAGTAGTTCCTATAGCGATACTTCTTATTTTTATTCTTCTCTACATAAACTACAACTCCATCAGAGACTCCCTCCTTATAATGCTAAATGTTCCTTTTGCCACTATAGGAGGAATACTTGCCCTTTATGTTTCAGGATTTAATCTATCTGTTCCTGCGGCTATAGGGTTTATAGCTGTATTCGGCATTGCAACACTAAACGGTGTTGTTCTGGTCTCTTATATCAGGCAGATGCTTGATGAGGGATTCGATATTGAGGAATCCATAAACAGGGCAACAAGACTCAGACTCAGACCAATACTTATCACAGCTACAGCTGCATCACTTGGACTTGTCCCTATACTGTTTACATACGATATAGGTTCAGAGATACAAAAACCTATAGCTGTTGTTGTTATCGGGGGAATATTCACATCTACATTCCTTACACTTATACTCCTTCCTATAGTCTACAAATTTGTATGGAAGATAACTCATAGACAGACTTAA
- a CDS encoding cation-translocating P-type ATPase — protein sequence MAKKKTLENKYDWAALKIEDVIQTLKTDPEKGLSSEEAEKRLKKYGLNRLQKYKKVKWYEVLIRQFVDILIIILLIAAGIAFAIGEVGDALTILAIVVLNGILGFVQEWKAEKAIEALQKMLSPKAKVIRDGKQIEIDSKYIVPGDIVVLQIGDKVPADLRLIEAVNLKADESPLTGESVPVHKSVEPVKPGTPLAAKSSMVWMGTSIVNGVGKGVVVATGMETEFGKIAKLTQTVEIKPTPLQRKLAVLGKQLGAISIAISVIVAVVGWIAGKPLLEMFMTGVSLAVAVVPEGLPAVVTITLALGVKAMVRRKVLLRRLQAAEALGSAQVICTDKTGTLTKNEMTVRKIWLPCCEIEATGYGYDPAGHFEIKGKKIDYHKYPDLLELLKTGMICNHAKLIHDEKGWHIQGEPTEAALIVAAYKAWLSVPDLRHYTEFSFNSIRKRMTVIVDEDGKKVAYTKGAPEVIIERCSKILENGKERPLTEEDKQRFIKAYKQMAENGLRTLALAKRVLPENIKLTEDEVEKDLTLLGVVGMIDPPRPEVPPAIELAKKAGIKVIMITGDAPETALAIAKKIGLPAKKAVLGEDLKSMSDKELKELLKEDVIFARTTPENKLRIVTVLQKEGLIVGMTGDGVNDAPALKKADIGIAMGLRGTDVAKEAADVILLDDNFASIIGGVEEGRRQYDNIQKFVRYLLSSNTGEVTAIFLNVIVGGPLILLPVQILWMNLITDGMTAVALGVEPAEKGIMERPPRSPKEHILDWKGIAMIVFLGSYIGLATLWLFHHYLEKGGAEAVATAQTVAFTGIIILEKMNVFNFRSLVAPMKVIGFLSNPWLLLAWTVTVGSQVAAVYVPFLQDALHTVPLKLEDWALIFAVAVPIFLVVELYKILRWRKANKNA from the coding sequence ATGGCTAAAAAAAAGACCCTTGAAAACAAATACGATTGGGCTGCACTTAAAATAGAAGATGTCATTCAAACCTTAAAAACAGACCCTGAAAAAGGTCTTTCTTCAGAAGAAGCAGAAAAAAGGTTAAAAAAATATGGATTAAACCGGCTTCAAAAATATAAAAAAGTTAAATGGTATGAAGTTCTTATCAGGCAATTTGTTGATATTCTTATCATTATTCTTCTAATAGCCGCTGGAATTGCTTTCGCAATAGGAGAAGTTGGAGATGCACTAACGATACTTGCCATTGTTGTCTTAAATGGAATACTTGGATTTGTTCAGGAGTGGAAAGCTGAAAAAGCGATAGAAGCTCTTCAAAAAATGCTTTCCCCAAAAGCCAAAGTTATTCGGGACGGAAAACAGATAGAGATAGACTCAAAATATATAGTTCCCGGGGATATTGTCGTTCTACAGATTGGAGACAAAGTTCCTGCAGACCTTAGACTGATTGAGGCAGTAAATTTAAAAGCTGACGAATCTCCTCTTACAGGAGAATCTGTTCCAGTTCACAAATCTGTTGAACCTGTTAAACCCGGAACACCTCTTGCAGCAAAATCTTCAATGGTATGGATGGGAACAAGTATAGTTAATGGAGTTGGAAAAGGCGTTGTAGTTGCCACAGGAATGGAAACAGAGTTCGGAAAAATAGCAAAACTTACCCAAACTGTAGAAATAAAACCTACACCACTCCAGAGAAAACTTGCAGTATTAGGTAAACAGTTAGGTGCTATCTCAATAGCTATCTCAGTAATTGTTGCCGTAGTTGGCTGGATTGCTGGAAAACCTCTTTTAGAAATGTTTATGACTGGAGTTTCCCTTGCTGTTGCAGTTGTTCCAGAAGGATTACCTGCTGTTGTTACAATCACCCTTGCCCTCGGTGTAAAAGCAATGGTCAGAAGAAAAGTGCTTCTCAGAAGGCTTCAGGCAGCTGAAGCTCTTGGCTCTGCACAGGTAATCTGCACAGATAAAACAGGAACACTTACAAAAAATGAGATGACTGTTAGAAAAATATGGCTTCCTTGCTGTGAGATAGAGGCAACAGGATACGGATATGATCCGGCAGGACATTTCGAAATAAAGGGCAAAAAGATTGATTATCACAAATATCCTGACCTTTTAGAGCTTTTGAAAACAGGAATGATATGTAATCATGCAAAGCTGATACACGATGAAAAAGGGTGGCATATTCAGGGAGAACCTACAGAGGCCGCTTTAATAGTTGCAGCATATAAAGCGTGGCTTTCTGTTCCAGACCTTAGACACTACACAGAGTTTTCATTTAACTCAATAAGAAAAAGAATGACTGTTATTGTTGATGAAGATGGAAAAAAAGTTGCCTATACAAAAGGTGCACCAGAAGTAATCATAGAGAGATGTTCCAAAATTTTAGAAAATGGAAAAGAAAGACCTTTAACAGAGGAAGACAAACAAAGATTTATAAAAGCCTACAAACAAATGGCTGAAAACGGACTTAGAACTCTTGCCCTTGCAAAAAGAGTTCTTCCTGAGAATATAAAATTAACAGAAGACGAAGTTGAAAAAGACCTGACACTATTAGGTGTTGTAGGTATGATAGACCCACCGAGACCAGAAGTTCCACCTGCAATTGAGCTCGCCAAAAAAGCTGGAATAAAAGTAATAATGATAACAGGAGATGCCCCTGAAACAGCTTTAGCCATCGCTAAAAAAATAGGATTACCTGCTAAAAAAGCAGTTTTAGGTGAAGATCTTAAAAGCATGTCAGATAAAGAGTTGAAAGAACTTCTAAAAGAAGACGTTATATTTGCAAGAACTACCCCTGAAAATAAGCTAAGAATCGTCACAGTTCTTCAGAAGGAAGGTTTAATTGTTGGAATGACAGGAGATGGTGTTAACGATGCTCCAGCATTGAAAAAAGCTGATATTGGAATAGCGATGGGATTAAGAGGAACAGACGTTGCAAAAGAGGCAGCAGATGTGATTCTCCTCGACGACAACTTTGCTTCAATTATAGGTGGTGTAGAGGAAGGAAGAAGACAGTATGACAATATTCAAAAATTTGTTAGATACCTCCTATCTTCAAACACAGGTGAAGTAACAGCGATTTTTTTAAACGTTATAGTAGGAGGACCTTTAATCCTTCTGCCTGTTCAAATTCTATGGATGAACCTTATTACAGACGGAATGACAGCTGTTGCTCTGGGGGTAGAACCGGCTGAAAAAGGAATAATGGAAAGGCCTCCCCGTTCTCCGAAAGAACATATTCTTGACTGGAAAGGAATAGCGATGATTGTTTTCTTAGGTTCTTACATCGGACTGGCTACACTATGGCTTTTCCACCACTACCTTGAAAAAGGTGGAGCAGAAGCTGTCGCAACAGCTCAAACAGTAGCATTTACAGGAATAATAATCCTTGAAAAGATGAATGTTTTTAATTTTCGCTCACTTGTTGCACCAATGAAAGTGATAGGATTTCTCTCAAATCCTTGGCTTTTACTTGCGTGGACGGTCACAGTAGGTTCACAGGTTGCTGCCGTGTATGTTCCATTCTTACAGGATGCTCTCCATACTGTTCCACTAAAACTTGAAGACTGGGCTTTAATCTTTGCAGTAGCAGTTCCTATATTTTTGGTTGTAGAACTATACAAAATATTAAGATGGAGGAAAGCCAATAAAAATGCATAA
- a CDS encoding APC family permease: MHNKKIGFWEAYSIGIGGMIGGGIFAVLGLTILLSRGAAPVAFIFAGIIALLTSYSYAKLSVRYPSEGGTVEYLVRAFGNNLITGYLNTLLLAAYVIMLSLYSYAFGSYASALFLGYELELAKKLFIALVIIFFTVINALGAYISGKAEDIMVFMKVGILLFFSVLGFLTGDFSKLSPEHWESIIKIMTGGLIIFLAYEGFELIANTAQDVEDPEKTLPKAFYAAVTTVIFIYVLVSTVAVANLTYEEVQKYQDYALAVAAKPFLGQAGFVLIGIAALLSTASAINATLYGSARVSYLIAKFGALPKNITRQLWKNATEGLVILAILTIIFATTFNLENISIAGSLGFLIIFAGVNLANVKLSYYTDSNKLISFIAFLMCVISIFVLIGYNLKTNPHALESSLVVLVLTLLFEISYRFFTKIKLQKFIDWRLEEREKYIQQAENYINKISTEIKKNIPDAEVYLAGNFLKKGKSKAGHINLYVFSEQNKDKIEQHIQNIEKKLNLPYYHPFNIKILRKSQKNELEKEHKKIT, from the coding sequence ATGCATAATAAAAAAATAGGTTTCTGGGAAGCTTACTCTATAGGTATCGGTGGAATGATTGGCGGGGGAATATTTGCTGTTTTAGGTCTTACTATTTTACTTTCAAGGGGTGCTGCACCTGTTGCTTTTATATTTGCCGGTATAATAGCGTTACTTACCTCTTACTCCTACGCAAAGCTCTCTGTTAGATATCCTTCAGAAGGTGGAACTGTTGAATATCTCGTTAGGGCTTTTGGAAACAATTTGATTACTGGATATCTGAATACTCTTTTACTTGCAGCCTATGTTATCATGCTTTCCCTATATTCTTATGCTTTTGGGAGTTATGCTTCTGCCCTTTTCTTAGGGTATGAATTAGAGTTGGCTAAAAAGCTTTTCATCGCTCTTGTAATCATATTCTTCACAGTTATAAATGCTCTTGGTGCGTATATTAGTGGGAAGGCAGAAGATATTATGGTTTTTATGAAGGTAGGTATTCTTCTTTTCTTTTCTGTTCTTGGATTTTTAACAGGTGATTTTTCAAAGCTATCACCGGAACACTGGGAAAGCATTATAAAAATCATGACAGGTGGTCTTATCATATTTCTTGCCTACGAAGGATTTGAACTTATAGCAAATACAGCACAGGATGTGGAAGACCCTGAAAAAACACTTCCTAAAGCATTTTATGCTGCAGTAACAACGGTTATTTTTATTTATGTACTTGTTTCTACTGTTGCTGTTGCAAATCTTACCTATGAAGAAGTCCAAAAATATCAGGACTATGCCCTTGCCGTCGCTGCAAAACCTTTCTTAGGACAAGCCGGATTCGTACTGATAGGAATCGCAGCTTTACTGTCTACAGCTTCTGCAATAAATGCCACTCTCTACGGTAGTGCAAGGGTAAGCTATCTGATAGCAAAGTTTGGTGCCCTCCCTAAGAATATAACCAGACAGTTGTGGAAAAATGCAACGGAAGGTCTGGTAATCCTTGCTATTTTGACCATCATATTTGCAACCACTTTCAATCTGGAAAATATTTCTATAGCCGGTAGTCTTGGATTTCTAATAATATTTGCAGGTGTCAATCTTGCAAACGTAAAACTTTCATACTACACAGATTCTAATAAACTTATATCTTTTATTGCATTTCTCATGTGCGTAATATCCATATTTGTACTTATAGGATACAATCTAAAAACAAACCCCCATGCTCTTGAATCATCACTTGTTGTACTTGTTTTAACACTACTATTCGAAATATCTTACAGATTTTTTACAAAAATCAAACTACAAAAATTCATAGACTGGAGATTAGAAGAAAGGGAAAAATACATACAACAGGCAGAAAATTACATAAATAAAATTTCTACCGAAATAAAGAAAAACATTCCAGATGCAGAGGTATATCTTGCAGGAAATTTCCTCAAAAAGGGCAAATCAAAAGCAGGACATATAAATCTATACGTATTTTCAGAACAAAATAAAGATAAAATAGAACAGCATATACAAAATATAGAGAAAAAATTAAATCTTCCCTATTACCATCCGTTCAACATAAAAATACTCCGCAAATCACAAAAAAACGAGCTTGAGAAGGAACACAAAAAGATAACCTGA
- a CDS encoding cation:proton antiporter, protein MTEAQLGELLLILALLFGLSYLTGGLLLKFRIPVILGALFVGMGIHYTTVIDRILTNGATATGFNFLAQLGVLFLLFYIGLQIDFSEIKKLSKDIVWATVLNTAFPFLFGVLVMLLLGYGWMVAFVIGLTRMPTAEAVIVPILDEFNLIKTRVGSFIVGAGVLDDVIEVFLVAVVSIWIAQATGVHMSTEREIGDVILGTIIFIVATYIVYNWIIKPISKWVKPKPANLVLLSMFILLAFGGFSQYAQLGLVVGAIVAGIIMRPALNLAKEMGEETVHVLRAISYGFFGVVFFLWIGLSVDLTGLFEHPELAILLFLAAFVGKLVGIFLMVPMKKITVKEAWTIGIGLNARLTTEIIVAKLLYDAHLIDVELFTALVAASSVSTVVVPLLFTLFVKMWGKELQAPPVLEVSQQHIKTKKLHDFKGED, encoded by the coding sequence TTGACAGAAGCCCAGCTTGGTGAACTACTTTTAATCTTAGCTCTCTTGTTTGGTCTCAGTTATTTAACAGGGGGTCTTTTACTTAAATTTAGAATCCCTGTTATTTTAGGTGCTCTTTTTGTGGGAATGGGAATTCATTACACAACTGTTATTGATAGAATTCTTACAAATGGAGCCACAGCTACAGGTTTTAACTTTCTTGCCCAGCTTGGGGTTTTGTTTCTTCTATTTTACATAGGTCTTCAGATTGATTTTTCCGAAATAAAAAAACTCAGTAAAGATATAGTATGGGCTACTGTATTAAATACGGCTTTTCCGTTTTTATTCGGTGTCCTTGTTATGCTTCTTTTAGGATACGGCTGGATGGTTGCTTTTGTAATAGGTCTTACAAGAATGCCAACGGCAGAAGCTGTTATTGTTCCAATTCTTGATGAATTTAATCTTATCAAGACAAGGGTAGGAAGTTTTATAGTAGGTGCCGGAGTTTTAGATGATGTCATCGAAGTTTTTCTGGTTGCTGTTGTATCTATCTGGATAGCACAGGCAACAGGCGTTCATATGAGTACTGAGAGAGAAATCGGGGATGTTATTCTTGGGACAATAATTTTCATAGTTGCAACTTATATCGTTTATAATTGGATAATAAAACCTATCTCAAAATGGGTAAAACCAAAACCTGCAAATCTTGTTCTTCTTTCTATGTTTATTCTTCTTGCCTTTGGTGGATTCTCACAATACGCACAGCTCGGTCTTGTTGTAGGTGCAATCGTTGCAGGAATTATAATGAGACCTGCTCTAAATTTGGCAAAGGAAATGGGAGAAGAAACTGTTCATGTTTTAAGGGCTATAAGCTATGGATTTTTTGGTGTTGTTTTCTTTTTATGGATAGGATTAAGTGTAGATCTAACAGGTCTTTTTGAACATCCAGAACTTGCAATTTTACTTTTTCTTGCAGCATTTGTTGGTAAATTAGTTGGAATATTCTTAATGGTTCCAATGAAAAAAATTACTGTAAAAGAAGCCTGGACTATTGGAATTGGGCTAAATGCAAGACTTACAACAGAAATTATTGTTGCAAAACTTTTATACGATGCCCATTTAATAGATGTAGAGCTTTTTACAGCACTTGTAGCCGCGTCTTCCGTTTCAACGGTTGTTGTTCCTCTTTTATTCACTCTTTTTGTAAAAATGTGGGGTAAAGAGCTTCAAGCTCCACCTGTTCTTGAAGTCAGCCAGCAGCACATAAAAACTAAAAAACTCCACGATTTTAAAGGTGAAGATTAA
- a CDS encoding efflux RND transporter periplasmic adaptor subunit, with the protein MRFLRTLLITFAILSINAFAGGEHGHEGHMEGEFELTPDIVEKLHIKWEKVSQREVSVHKKYPAVVKDDLTLSEAVYSPVEGIIKKLFVKEGDRVKKGQKLAVVYSPEIKRLIADIQMMKVKVKNLKAVYEREKQLYEAEVIPYGRYFEAKISYENALGELNAMEESLRAYGDIEGVNLVLKSHIDGYVAQQNVVLGDSVDLSKQIFRIHSHEKLWVVAMVPVADVRLFKKGKKVSIISPLGKTEGVVDFISHKVDPETKRNDVRIIGDNSKDTLKPNMFVDVLLSTQKVRGLFIPERAIVIKDDKQFVFLKEGEHVKPVEVILGEKVDGYYRIIDGLHEGEEIITDGVSFLKSRFLAEVEGH; encoded by the coding sequence ATGAGATTTTTAAGGACATTGCTGATAACATTTGCGATTTTATCAATAAATGCCTTTGCAGGTGGAGAGCACGGACACGAAGGACATATGGAAGGAGAGTTTGAGCTTACTCCTGACATAGTTGAGAAGTTACACATTAAATGGGAAAAAGTATCTCAAAGAGAAGTATCGGTTCACAAAAAATATCCTGCAGTTGTAAAAGACGACCTCACCCTGTCTGAAGCAGTATACTCTCCTGTTGAAGGAATCATAAAAAAACTGTTTGTAAAAGAAGGAGATAGAGTCAAAAAAGGACAAAAACTGGCAGTTGTGTACTCTCCAGAAATAAAAAGGTTAATAGCAGATATACAGATGATGAAAGTGAAGGTAAAAAATCTGAAAGCTGTATACGAAAGGGAAAAACAGCTTTATGAAGCCGAGGTTATACCATACGGAAGATACTTTGAGGCAAAAATCAGTTATGAAAACGCCTTAGGTGAACTTAATGCTATGGAAGAATCCCTCAGAGCTTACGGAGATATAGAGGGTGTGAATCTTGTTCTGAAATCCCATATCGACGGATATGTTGCCCAGCAAAATGTTGTATTAGGAGACAGTGTAGATCTATCTAAACAAATATTCAGGATACACTCCCACGAAAAGCTCTGGGTTGTTGCTATGGTTCCTGTCGCTGACGTTAGGCTTTTCAAAAAAGGAAAAAAAGTTTCAATCATATCTCCCCTTGGAAAAACAGAAGGAGTGGTAGATTTCATAAGCCACAAAGTAGATCCAGAAACAAAAAGAAATGATGTGAGAATTATAGGGGACAACTCAAAAGATACACTCAAACCAAACATGTTTGTAGATGTTCTCCTGAGTACACAAAAAGTAAGAGGTTTATTTATCCCTGAAAGGGCTATCGTCATTAAAGATGATAAGCAGTTTGTATTCTTGAAAGAAGGTGAACATGTAAAACCAGTAGAGGTTATCTTAGGAGAAAAAGTAGACGGGTATTACAGGATAATAGATGGGCTCCATGAAGGAGAAGAGATAATAACCGACGGTGTTTCCTTCCTCAAAAGTAGATTCCTCGCTGAAGTCGAAGGACATTAA